The proteins below are encoded in one region of Triticum aestivum cultivar Chinese Spring chromosome 1B, IWGSC CS RefSeq v2.1, whole genome shotgun sequence:
- the LOC123142291 gene encoding protein IQ-DOMAIN 31 isoform X2, protein MGKSPAKWLKSVLFGKKTSRSGSAKAKDLSAGGNRGYVAAGKEPGFSESSPVISEPVLVTPRNNDAVPEVGKGENSSSQGEAAAQQEVNHDLEKQSTAGSDVLSNDPERLKEEQAAVKAQAAFRGYLARRAFRALKGIIRLQALIRGHLVRRQAASTLRATWLIVKFQAIVRGRNVRLSSDAIQFSWKLAEQKSVGAKPDAWRERLASNAFARKLLASPILVEALHFQYDERDPNSAFNWLERWTISRVWKPVYQTKRNAIADAKPQTKRASYAMETESGKLKRNARKSSALSVEPIPLTNMPLETEKTRRTPRKFTSTPADSVPDSQLTELEKVKRSLRKVTNSMAEASKVSSPACDTPDHPEIECEKPQCTAQEVPVYPEIQEPNHDDQLENAKVDIFVPDLKPEGEVTPYAVTSEEKLDEPAVVATAAEVMPLQDIDNEENALVNDAEQRSREEPLSAESLKGGNRRSSFSTKPEYPENGSKNSPAVPSYMAATKSAKAKLRGQISPRLSADSAEKTVYTRRHSLPSPANGKQNSHSPRTQRPIHPGTKEGAKVDKSMLSSRDAAERPMKAEWRR, encoded by the exons ATGGGGAAGTCCCCGGCCAAGTGGCTCAAGTCCGTGCTCTTCGGGAAGAAGACCTCCAGGTCTGGCTCCGCCAAGGCCAAGGATTTATCG GCCGGGGGCAACAGAGGGTATGTTGCTGCCGGGAAGGAGCCCGGGTTCTCGGAGAGCTCCCCGGTGATCTCCGAGCCGGTGCTTGTTACCCCGCGCAACAATGACGCTGTGCCGGAGGTGGGGAAGGGCGAGAATTCCAGCTCGCAAGGCGAAGCGGCGGCTCAGCAAGAAGTGAACCATGATTTGGAGAAGCAGAGCACTGCCGGGTCTGATGTGCTGTCCAATGACCCGGAGCGGCTCAAGGAAGAACAAGCAGCCGTCAAGGCCCAAGCTGCCTTCCGAGGCTACCTG GCACGTCGGGCTTTCCGTGCATTGAAGGGAATCATACGACTTCAGGCGCTGATTCGTGGCCATCTTGTAAGGAGGCAAGCTGCTTCAACTCTCCGTGCCACATGGTTGATTGTGAAGTTCCAAGCTATTGTTCGTGGCAGGAATGTCAGACTTTCTAGTGATGCAATTCAATTCAGTTGGAAGCTTGCCGAGCAGAAGTCTGTG GGTGCTAAACCAGATGCTTGGAGGGAGAGGTTAGCTTCAAACGCATTTGCCCGTAAG CTTCTGGCTTCACCGATTCTGGTAGAGGCTCTTCACTTTCAGTATGATGAGAGGGATCCCAATTCAGCCTTCAACTGGTTAGAGAGATGGACCATAAGCCGTGTCTGGAAACCCGTTTACCAAACAAAGAGAAATGCTATTGCTGATGCCAAACCGCAGACAAAGAGGGCCAGTTACGCTATGGAAACAGAGTCAGGGAAATTGAAACGCAATGCTCGGAAGAGTTCTGCATTGTCAGTTGAGCCCATCCCTCTGACAAACATGCCATTGGAAACTGAAAAAACAAGAAGGACCCCAAGGAAATTCACTAGCACTCCTGCTGATTCAGTGCCTGATAGCCAATTAACTGAACTTGAGAAGGTTAAGCGTAGCCTTCGGAAGGTAACTAATTCCATGGCCGAAGCCTCAAAGGTATCTAGTCCTGCTTGTGATACCCCTGACCACCCAGAGATCGAATGTGAGAAACCACAATGTACTGCACAGGAAGTTCCAGTTTATCCTGAGATTCAAGAACCTAACCATGATGATCAGTTAGAAAATGCGAAGGTGGATATCTTTGTACCTGATCTCAAACCTGAAGGGGAAGTTACTCCATATGCAGTCACAAGTGAAGAAAAACTTGATGAGCCGGCCGTTGTTGCTACAGCAGCTGAAGTTATGCCCCTGCAAGACATTGACAATGAAGAAAATGCTTTGGTGAATGATGCGGAGCAGAGATCCAGAGAAGAACCTCTCTCCGCTGAAAGCCTTAAAGGTGGTAACAGGAGGTCTTCGTTCTCAACGAAGCCAGAATATCCAGAGAACGGCTCCAAAAACTCTCCAGCTGTGCCCAGCTACATGGCTGCAACAAAATCTGCAAAGGCGAAGCTGCGGGGACAGATATCACCTAGACTTAGCGCTGATTCAGCAGAAAAAACTGTCTACACACGCCGCCATTCCCTTCCTTCCCCTGCCAATGGTAAGCAGAACTCGCACTCGCCGCGTACACAAAGGCCAATCCATCCTGGTACCAAAGAGGGAGCGAAAGTCGACAAGTCTATGCTGTCATCAAGAGACGCAGCCG AGAGACCGATGAAAGCCGAATGGAGACGGTGA
- the LOC123142291 gene encoding protein IQ-DOMAIN 31 isoform X1, with protein MGKSPAKWLKSVLFGKKTSRSGSAKAKDLSKAGGNRGYVAAGKEPGFSESSPVISEPVLVTPRNNDAVPEVGKGENSSSQGEAAAQQEVNHDLEKQSTAGSDVLSNDPERLKEEQAAVKAQAAFRGYLARRAFRALKGIIRLQALIRGHLVRRQAASTLRATWLIVKFQAIVRGRNVRLSSDAIQFSWKLAEQKSVGAKPDAWRERLASNAFARKLLASPILVEALHFQYDERDPNSAFNWLERWTISRVWKPVYQTKRNAIADAKPQTKRASYAMETESGKLKRNARKSSALSVEPIPLTNMPLETEKTRRTPRKFTSTPADSVPDSQLTELEKVKRSLRKVTNSMAEASKVSSPACDTPDHPEIECEKPQCTAQEVPVYPEIQEPNHDDQLENAKVDIFVPDLKPEGEVTPYAVTSEEKLDEPAVVATAAEVMPLQDIDNEENALVNDAEQRSREEPLSAESLKGGNRRSSFSTKPEYPENGSKNSPAVPSYMAATKSAKAKLRGQISPRLSADSAEKTVYTRRHSLPSPANGKQNSHSPRTQRPIHPGTKEGAKVDKSMLSSRDAAERPMKAEWRR; from the exons ATGGGGAAGTCCCCGGCCAAGTGGCTCAAGTCCGTGCTCTTCGGGAAGAAGACCTCCAGGTCTGGCTCCGCCAAGGCCAAGGATTTATCG AAGGCCGGGGGCAACAGAGGGTATGTTGCTGCCGGGAAGGAGCCCGGGTTCTCGGAGAGCTCCCCGGTGATCTCCGAGCCGGTGCTTGTTACCCCGCGCAACAATGACGCTGTGCCGGAGGTGGGGAAGGGCGAGAATTCCAGCTCGCAAGGCGAAGCGGCGGCTCAGCAAGAAGTGAACCATGATTTGGAGAAGCAGAGCACTGCCGGGTCTGATGTGCTGTCCAATGACCCGGAGCGGCTCAAGGAAGAACAAGCAGCCGTCAAGGCCCAAGCTGCCTTCCGAGGCTACCTG GCACGTCGGGCTTTCCGTGCATTGAAGGGAATCATACGACTTCAGGCGCTGATTCGTGGCCATCTTGTAAGGAGGCAAGCTGCTTCAACTCTCCGTGCCACATGGTTGATTGTGAAGTTCCAAGCTATTGTTCGTGGCAGGAATGTCAGACTTTCTAGTGATGCAATTCAATTCAGTTGGAAGCTTGCCGAGCAGAAGTCTGTG GGTGCTAAACCAGATGCTTGGAGGGAGAGGTTAGCTTCAAACGCATTTGCCCGTAAG CTTCTGGCTTCACCGATTCTGGTAGAGGCTCTTCACTTTCAGTATGATGAGAGGGATCCCAATTCAGCCTTCAACTGGTTAGAGAGATGGACCATAAGCCGTGTCTGGAAACCCGTTTACCAAACAAAGAGAAATGCTATTGCTGATGCCAAACCGCAGACAAAGAGGGCCAGTTACGCTATGGAAACAGAGTCAGGGAAATTGAAACGCAATGCTCGGAAGAGTTCTGCATTGTCAGTTGAGCCCATCCCTCTGACAAACATGCCATTGGAAACTGAAAAAACAAGAAGGACCCCAAGGAAATTCACTAGCACTCCTGCTGATTCAGTGCCTGATAGCCAATTAACTGAACTTGAGAAGGTTAAGCGTAGCCTTCGGAAGGTAACTAATTCCATGGCCGAAGCCTCAAAGGTATCTAGTCCTGCTTGTGATACCCCTGACCACCCAGAGATCGAATGTGAGAAACCACAATGTACTGCACAGGAAGTTCCAGTTTATCCTGAGATTCAAGAACCTAACCATGATGATCAGTTAGAAAATGCGAAGGTGGATATCTTTGTACCTGATCTCAAACCTGAAGGGGAAGTTACTCCATATGCAGTCACAAGTGAAGAAAAACTTGATGAGCCGGCCGTTGTTGCTACAGCAGCTGAAGTTATGCCCCTGCAAGACATTGACAATGAAGAAAATGCTTTGGTGAATGATGCGGAGCAGAGATCCAGAGAAGAACCTCTCTCCGCTGAAAGCCTTAAAGGTGGTAACAGGAGGTCTTCGTTCTCAACGAAGCCAGAATATCCAGAGAACGGCTCCAAAAACTCTCCAGCTGTGCCCAGCTACATGGCTGCAACAAAATCTGCAAAGGCGAAGCTGCGGGGACAGATATCACCTAGACTTAGCGCTGATTCAGCAGAAAAAACTGTCTACACACGCCGCCATTCCCTTCCTTCCCCTGCCAATGGTAAGCAGAACTCGCACTCGCCGCGTACACAAAGGCCAATCCATCCTGGTACCAAAGAGGGAGCGAAAGTCGACAAGTCTATGCTGTCATCAAGAGACGCAGCCG AGAGACCGATGAAAGCCGAATGGAGACGGTGA
- the LOC123142306 gene encoding mitochondrial outer membrane protein porin 2: MDAAKPAPAPARPAGPGLYADIGKKARDLLNRDYTAGQKFTFTTTAANGATITSSSTKKNEAILSDLQTQVKIKNCTVDVKATSDSSVVTTITVPELYTPGLKGVLSLPFPYQKSTPGKAELQYLHPHLGINGSVGLNPNPLVNFSGVIGTKAFALGIDVAFDTASGDFTKYNAGLSHTNQDLTASLNLNNKANTLAASYYHQVQRTTAVGAEIAHSFSSNENTITVGTQHELDPLTTVKGRYNNFGIANALIQHAWRPKSLITLSTEVDTKAIEKSPKFGLALSLKP; this comes from the exons ATGGACGCCGCCAagcccgccccggcccccgcccgCCCCGCCGGCCCGGGGCTCTACGCCGACATCGGCAAGAAGGCCAGAG ATCTCCTCAACAGGGACTACACCGCGGGCCAGAAGTTCACcttcaccaccaccgccgccaacggAGCT ACTATTACTAGTTCAAGCACAAAGAAAAATGAAGCTATCTTGAGCGACCTCCAGACCCAGGTGAAGATTAAGAATTGCACAGTGGATGTGAAAGCAACTTCAGACTCAAGT GTTGTAACTACAATCACTGTTCCTGAGCTGTACACACCAGGCTTGAAGGGAGTTCTTTCTCTTCCTTTCCCCTACCAGAAGTCTACCCCTGGGAAG GCTGAACTCCAATACTTGCATCCCCATCTTGGCATCAACGGCAGTGTTGGCCTGAATCCAAACCCTCTTGTTAACTTTTCTGGCGTCATTGGGACTAAGGCTTTTGCTCTTGGTATTGATGTTGCATTTGACACTGCCTCTGGTGACTTCACCAAGTACAATGCTGGATTGAGCCACACTAATCAAGATCTTACTGCTTCGTTGAATCT GAACAACAAGGCAAACACCCTGGCTGCTTCCTACTACCACCAGGTGCAGCGCACCACTGCTGTGGGAGCAGAGATCGCTCACAGCTTCTCGAGCAACGAGAACACCATCACCGTCGGGACGCAGCACGAGCTGGACCCCCTGACCACCGTGAAGGGGCGCTACAACAACTTCGGCATCGCAAATGCGCTCATCCAGCACGCGTGGAGGCCCAAGTCTCTCATCACCTTATCCACCGAGGTCGACACCAAGGCCATTGAGAAGAGCCCCAAGTTCGGGCTGGCCCTGTCACTCAAGCCCTGA
- the LOC123097060 gene encoding myb-like protein H isoform X1, protein MDPLVNQGWTSSEEEEARSAIARHNSHTIVYDDKNKRHNNIVDALHELFPSKTRQQVTDLYVNLVVESYMMHSGEERHVVGSNTHSVGPINLVNNNFGVSDQEIGASNICGINTMGDHVIGGYGVREEEEAATMNDNGLIFGHALEDTRIMETKEAPLMVDKNKMQILENNITSDQPVVPPRQGRFWTIDEHKLFLRGLGVYGRGDWKNISKHFVTTKTHVQVSSHAQKYFRRLHKRASFGTQRYSINDVGLHDEDPWSMNNSSGPSQTLGSTGLNNETSLGLQAPLSSSIVMNNQPQLWPPFIYSHQVNQQPVWSEHQMLGSTGVVTDGMGNSAPPCQQGLTCFPLGNV, encoded by the exons ATGGATCCATTAGTCAACCAAGGGTGGACCTCATCAGAGGAAGAGGAGGCAAGGTCAGCCATTGCTAGGCACAACAGCCACACAATCGTGTACGATGACAAGAACAAGAGGCACAACAACATCGTGGATGCTCTCCATGAATTATTCCCTTCAAAGACAAGGCAGCAGGTAACAGATCTTTATGTCAATCTCGTCGTGGAATCATATATGATGCATTCGGGGGAGGAGAGACATGTTGTTGGTAGCAACACACATAGCGTTGGCCCCATTAACCTAGTGAACAATAACTTTGGGGTGTCGGATCAGGAGATTGGTGCTAGCAACATATGTGGCATCAATACCATGGGTGACCATGTGATTGGCGGCTATGGGGtacgagaggaggaggaggcagcaacCATGAATGATAATGGATTGATATTTGGTCATGCATTGGAGGATACGAGGATCATGGAGACGAAGGAAGCACCATTGATGGTAGACAAGAACAAGATGCAGATTTTGGAGAACAATATTACTAGTGATCAACCAGTTGTTCCCCCACGCCAAGGGAGATTTTGGACCATCGACGAACACAA GTTGTTTCTCCGTGGCCTAGGTGTCTACGGTCGTGGTGACTGGAAAAACATATCCAAGCACTTTGTCACTACTAAAACTCATGTCCAAGTCTCAAGCCATGCACAAAAGTACTTTAGGAGGCTACATAAAAGAGCCTCGTTTGGGACGCAACGTTATAGCATCAACGATGTTGGGCTACATGATGAGGACCCATGGTCGATGAATAATAGTTCTGGTCCCTCGCAAACGCTTGGTTCTACTGGTCTCAACAATGAAACAAGCTTAGGGTTGcaggctccgctaagctcatccaTAGTCATGAACAACCAGCCTCAGTTATGGCCACCTTTCATATATAGTCACCAAGTAAATCAGCAGCCAGTGTGGAGTGAGCATCAGATGTTGGGGTCTACTGGAGTTGTAACGGATGGCATGGGAAATTCTGCTCCTCCATGTCAACAAGGATTGACATGTTTTCCTCTTGGCAATGTATGA
- the LOC123097060 gene encoding uncharacterized protein isoform X2, with amino-acid sequence MDPLVNQGWTSSEEEEARSAIARHNSHTIVYDDKNKRHNNIVDALHELFPSKTRQQEIGASNICGINTMGDHVIGGYGVREEEEAATMNDNGLIFGHALEDTRIMETKEAPLMVDKNKMQILENNITSDQPVVPPRQGRFWTIDEHKLFLRGLGVYGRGDWKNISKHFVTTKTHVQVSSHAQKYFRRLHKRASFGTQRYSINDVGLHDEDPWSMNNSSGPSQTLGSTGLNNETSLGLQAPLSSSIVMNNQPQLWPPFIYSHQVNQQPVWSEHQMLGSTGVVTDGMGNSAPPCQQGLTCFPLGNV; translated from the exons ATGGATCCATTAGTCAACCAAGGGTGGACCTCATCAGAGGAAGAGGAGGCAAGGTCAGCCATTGCTAGGCACAACAGCCACACAATCGTGTACGATGACAAGAACAAGAGGCACAACAACATCGTGGATGCTCTCCATGAATTATTCCCTTCAAAGACAAGGCAGCAG GAGATTGGTGCTAGCAACATATGTGGCATCAATACCATGGGTGACCATGTGATTGGCGGCTATGGGGtacgagaggaggaggaggcagcaacCATGAATGATAATGGATTGATATTTGGTCATGCATTGGAGGATACGAGGATCATGGAGACGAAGGAAGCACCATTGATGGTAGACAAGAACAAGATGCAGATTTTGGAGAACAATATTACTAGTGATCAACCAGTTGTTCCCCCACGCCAAGGGAGATTTTGGACCATCGACGAACACAA GTTGTTTCTCCGTGGCCTAGGTGTCTACGGTCGTGGTGACTGGAAAAACATATCCAAGCACTTTGTCACTACTAAAACTCATGTCCAAGTCTCAAGCCATGCACAAAAGTACTTTAGGAGGCTACATAAAAGAGCCTCGTTTGGGACGCAACGTTATAGCATCAACGATGTTGGGCTACATGATGAGGACCCATGGTCGATGAATAATAGTTCTGGTCCCTCGCAAACGCTTGGTTCTACTGGTCTCAACAATGAAACAAGCTTAGGGTTGcaggctccgctaagctcatccaTAGTCATGAACAACCAGCCTCAGTTATGGCCACCTTTCATATATAGTCACCAAGTAAATCAGCAGCCAGTGTGGAGTGAGCATCAGATGTTGGGGTCTACTGGAGTTGTAACGGATGGCATGGGAAATTCTGCTCCTCCATGTCAACAAGGATTGACATGTTTTCCTCTTGGCAATGTATGA